Genomic DNA from Vibrio tubiashii ATCC 19109:
CTGGTCTGGCAGTTCAAGCGCAACAAAGTAGCCAGATCCAACTCGGCTCTCCAAATAACCTTCAGCATGCAACTGTTCATACGCATGGATCACCGTATTCCGACTCAGGTTAAGCTCCTCAGCCAGTTTACGTGTCGAAGGAAGCTTGAGCCCCTTTCCCCATAACTGCCCAACGATTTTATCCCTGACTGCGTTAAACAACGCATCTTGCTTAGTACGACTCTCGTTACTTAATTGAAGATCGCCAATATCGATTAACGCCATAAGTGGATCCATCCATCAAATAGAAGTGGCTCTAAATTTAGTACCAATTTAAAGATACATTTTCTGTAAATCAAATATTTGCAGGAGGCAAAGCAATGTTATCAGCAACCAAAAGAACTGAACTTAAGAAAGGGGCTCATAAAGCGGTGACCGAGCAACAAGCCTTGTACGACATTATCGACGAGTCATTAGTGGCTCACATCGCTATCTCAGACTGTGAGCAACCCTATGTCATCCCGATGTTGGCATGGCGCGTAGAAGATACCGTCTATATTCACGGAGCAAACAACAGTCGGCTGATGCGCATTTTAAAAGGTGGGGTCAATACCTGTTTAACATTCACCTTGTTCGATGGCTGGGTTTTAGCAAGAAGCGCATTCCATCATAGCGCCCACTATCGAAGTGCGGTTGTACTTGGTCATTTCACCGCGATAGATGATAAGCACGAGAAAGACCGAATACTGAATCATTTTGTTGAGCAAATAGCCCCCGGAAGAACCAATGACGTCAGACTCAGCAGCGAACGAGAGCTAAACAGCACTATGTTGCTCGCCATCCCTCTAACCGAAGCGTCGGTAAAAGTCAGCAAAGGAGACGTCAATGATGACCTAGGCGATATGGACCTAACCGCTTTTGCTGGCTTCCTACCATATCGAACCGTTGTAGGTCCTTTGAAGGCAATGCCAGATTCCAAACACAGCCAAACGCCAGACTACAGCCAAGCCTATGGTTCACGCTGGCACGACCAACAAGGCAAGTAACATCATACTTAACGCTCATCTAAGCAGTAATGCTGAACATATTGGATGGGCGTTAGTCCTCTGTTTTTCTTAAACATTCGATTGAAGCTTGCAGTGTTCTGATAGCCAAGCCGACGCGCGATCTCATCAATAGCTACACCTTTGGTCAACATTGAGACGGAAATGTTACTCAGCACATATCCGCAGACGGTCGAGAAGTTCATTCCAAGCTTACGCAGCGCTCGCTGAAACTGCTGTGTCGACATACCCAATAAGCCGCTGACGTGCTCAAGTGTCGGTAAACCATGAAAACGACTGTAGTTAAGTACTTCATAAATCACTTTAACTTCATCTTCTGGATCCGGCATATTGAGCAGCTCATCCAAGTCAGAGAAATTCATCGCGAGTCGCCCCTTACGGATACTGGACTGTTGCTTGGTGGCTAAACGAACCTCAGAGTGAAACCAAATCTCAGTACTGGAATGGCTCCAGTCAATGTCACACCCAAAGAACGCTCGATACTTCTCTATGTTCTTGCGAGTCCCTGATAAACGTACTCTTAAAGGGGAGTAATTCGAGCCAAGATAGAGCCTCATAACTTTAACCAACGCGACTGCCATGCGAACGCTATCGTGGACTTTGACTTGAGGACTGACATGTGGGTTTCGGTATGACCACTTAATGATGGATCCACTTAAAGCAGCCGATAAAAACGCACCATTTTGTAAACTATTAAGGCCATAGTTCATACGCCGTATCGTTGAAGCAAAGTCAAAACCTGACAATAACCAGTGACTGATGGCACCTATTCGCGCAATGTCATTGTCTTGCATTAGTTCAAGCACAATATCCGGATTACCCGTCTTGTGTTCAAGTTTGGCAAACCACTGATTAACTTCCGAAAGGGGGATAAGCGTCATCGGATTGTGAAAAACCTCATCCGGTATCCCAAGAGAGCCTTGCTCCAAATCATAACGCTTGTGAGCTTCTAGGTGCATGTTGTAAATACCTATCGCTCGCATAAATCTCACTTTATCCATTTACAGATCAACTCAATATCTTGCGTCATGTGATTTAATCTGTCACAACCCATCGACTTTTTCAATTCTAGATCACAATCAAGCTCTGTTATTACTTTGGAGCCTTGAATGAGTTTACTAAGTGTCCCGTTCGTCGGAACAAATGCCGATACAATTTTGCACGTTGTCGCAACGGTTGTTCTTGTTGCCACCGTTGGCGCTGCATTATTTGGATTTTGGAAATTCCACGAACTACCAATCAATAAAGCCCATAGCAAAGATCATCATCAAATAGGATTGATAACGGCACTCACATGGATTGGTTTTATCTGGCACTGGGTTTGGGTTGTCGCCGTAATTCTCGCCTTCGTTGATATGGAAAAAGCCATCATCAACCTTCGCGATACCTGGCGTCACGCCCCAAAAAGTAACAACTCTGAAGGAGAAGCGTAATGTTAGAAGGTTTAGCCGTCTGGGCATTGTTTATCTATTTGCTTCGCCTTGTTGGAATGCCTTGGAACAAAGTGACTAAGTCATTCGCTTACCTAGGTGGCGCCTCTTGGCTAATGTTTGTGTGGGTTGGCCTGATCAACTTTACCCCAATGGATCTCTCTGGTGGTTCCGTGGTTCAATCACCGCACATACAGCTGCGTCCTGACTCGCCAAATGTGACAGGTAAAGTAGACAAAATCTATATTGAGCCAAACCAACAAGTTTCAAAAGGTCAGCTCATTTACGAAATCGATCCTACCCAATACCAGATTTCGCTCAATCAAGCGCAAGTTGCAGAAGAATCAGCAGACGTGGCTTACCAAGTAGCAAAAGAAGATATCGCGATTGCTCGAGCAACGTATCAATCTATGCAACAAGAGGTGAAGACCACAGAAAGCCGTTTAGCAGCAGCAAAAGTCGATCACAAACTGCAAGTTAAAATGCTTAAGCGTTATCAAGAGCAAAACCGTGTCGTAGAAAATACCATCACCGCAAGTGATATCGACAAACAAGAGACAGCAGTCGAGAAAGCACAACACAATATTTCAACCATCGAGTCCGAACTAAATACCAGAATAGTGGATGCCGATAAAGCTAAACTCGCGATAACTAAGGCCAAGTTGACCGTAAAAAGTAAACAGGCCGATTGGAAGACGGCTCGTGAGAAGCTCGCTAAAGCACAATGGGACTTAGACAGCACCAAGGTATACGCTCCGGCTGACGGTTTCGTTACCAACTTTATACTTCGTGAAGGGCAACGTGTCTCTATGATGCCTAGACTTCAAATGTACACCGATGAAAAATATGTACTTATGCGTGTGAATCATCAGGCCATTAGAAACGTTAAACCGGGCCATGCGGCTGAGTTTGCTTCTTCTGTTTATCCGGGCAAGATCTTCTCAGCTCAGGTTGAAGGCATTGTGGAGGCAACCGGAGAATCTCAAGGAAACTTACTTGGATTTGATCAACCAGTGCGAACAACGACGGGTCAAAACCTTCAAAACAAGCATCACTTTGTTAGGTTGAAAATCGAAGAAACTGATGGCTATGACATTCCTGTTGGCTCTGTTGGCTTAGCTTGGATCAGTGGCGATAAACCGATTGGTTTTATGGCATTCCTAGATGCGATTCGCGGCATCATCATTCGTATGAAGTCCCAGCTCTACTTCTTCTATTCCATTTAAGACCTTAAGACCGCTAGCAATAGCGGTCTTTTTGTTTATTCCATCTGAACAAAGTATTGTTTTTCCGCCACTTTAGAGTACTTTGATAACCAGTTAAGCAAATTACCAAGTTTACGAGGTGCTCAGTGAGCCAGTTTCAAGACCTCTCCGTTTTAATTGAACAAATCGTACAAGCAGAAGAGAGTGAGCAAGTTGCCATTCTTAATGATCTGATCGAAGCTGGATTAGAATCTGGCTCTGTGGCGCTTATTCTCGAAGCCTTCCCTATTGAAGAGAGGGTAACGCTATGGCGAGGGCTTCCGCTTGAGCTGCATATTGAGGTACTCACAGAAGCGCGTGCCGAAGTACGTCATTCAATCATTGATGAGCTGTCTGAAACGGAACTTAAACTCACCTTAGCTAAGCTAGATAACCTCTCTTTAATCGAGTGGGCCGATTCACTGCCTGATGAGATCATTAACGAAGCGCTGCAACTGATCGAAAAAGATGAGCTAGAACTTTACGATCAGGCTAATGAATATGAAGATGATGAACTTGGGCGCTGGGCAGAAAGAAAAGTCGTGACCCTACCCTTCAATATTTCGGTGGAGAAAGCCAAAATACTTATGGAGCGCTACAGCTACGACGCTCCGCAGCACATTTACCTGATCAATAAACGTAAGCAGTTTCGTGGTTTAGTCAGTTACATTGACCTTCTTAGAGCAGAGCCGAACGAAAGACTCAAAAACATCTCAA
This window encodes:
- a CDS encoding pyridoxamine 5'-phosphate oxidase family protein encodes the protein MLSATKRTELKKGAHKAVTEQQALYDIIDESLVAHIAISDCEQPYVIPMLAWRVEDTVYIHGANNSRLMRILKGGVNTCLTFTLFDGWVLARSAFHHSAHYRSAVVLGHFTAIDDKHEKDRILNHFVEQIAPGRTNDVRLSSERELNSTMLLAIPLTEASVKVSKGDVNDDLGDMDLTAFAGFLPYRTVVGPLKAMPDSKHSQTPDYSQAYGSRWHDQQGK
- a CDS encoding AraC family transcriptional regulator, translating into MRAIGIYNMHLEAHKRYDLEQGSLGIPDEVFHNPMTLIPLSEVNQWFAKLEHKTGNPDIVLELMQDNDIARIGAISHWLLSGFDFASTIRRMNYGLNSLQNGAFLSAALSGSIIKWSYRNPHVSPQVKVHDSVRMAVALVKVMRLYLGSNYSPLRVRLSGTRKNIEKYRAFFGCDIDWSHSSTEIWFHSEVRLATKQQSSIRKGRLAMNFSDLDELLNMPDPEDEVKVIYEVLNYSRFHGLPTLEHVSGLLGMSTQQFQRALRKLGMNFSTVCGYVLSNISVSMLTKGVAIDEIARRLGYQNTASFNRMFKKNRGLTPIQYVQHYCLDER
- a CDS encoding HlyD family secretion protein, encoding MLEGLAVWALFIYLLRLVGMPWNKVTKSFAYLGGASWLMFVWVGLINFTPMDLSGGSVVQSPHIQLRPDSPNVTGKVDKIYIEPNQQVSKGQLIYEIDPTQYQISLNQAQVAEESADVAYQVAKEDIAIARATYQSMQQEVKTTESRLAAAKVDHKLQVKMLKRYQEQNRVVENTITASDIDKQETAVEKAQHNISTIESELNTRIVDADKAKLAITKAKLTVKSKQADWKTAREKLAKAQWDLDSTKVYAPADGFVTNFILREGQRVSMMPRLQMYTDEKYVLMRVNHQAIRNVKPGHAAEFASSVYPGKIFSAQVEGIVEATGESQGNLLGFDQPVRTTTGQNLQNKHHFVRLKIEETDGYDIPVGSVGLAWISGDKPIGFMAFLDAIRGIIIRMKSQLYFFYSI